A DNA window from Bdellovibrio sp. BCCA contains the following coding sequences:
- the murA gene encoding UDP-N-acetylglucosamine 1-carboxyvinyltransferase yields the protein MDKMVVMGSGPLKGTVATSGAKNAALPILFSTLLAEGTHVFKNVPKLKDIESTAELLQSLGCETKWINDEFHVSVSPLQSYEASYDLVRKMRASFLCMGPMLAKYGEAVVSQPGGCAIGSRPIDLHLAGFQALGAEITQKEGYVHAASKKLKGATFLFETVTVGGTENVMMAATLADGITILENAAKEPEIVDLAEYLNKMGAKITGHGTSVIRIEGVSKLKPAVHSIMPDRIEAGTLLIAGAITKGQVTVTKCVPAHLEALILKMREAGFKIETTADTMTVFPCDKWEAVDITTAPHPLFPTDLQAQFMALMTVAHGTSVISETVFENRFMHVTELTRLGADITPKTRVAVVRGKPGQLTGAPVMATDLRASASLVLAGLVASGETVVNRIYHLDRGYEKLEDKLSSLGAKIRRIE from the coding sequence ATGGATAAAATGGTTGTGATGGGCAGTGGCCCTCTTAAAGGTACGGTTGCTACGAGTGGCGCGAAGAACGCAGCTCTTCCAATTCTTTTTTCAACACTTCTTGCTGAAGGAACGCACGTTTTTAAAAACGTTCCGAAGCTTAAAGACATCGAATCAACAGCAGAGCTTTTGCAAAGTCTTGGCTGTGAAACAAAATGGATCAATGATGAATTCCATGTCAGCGTAAGTCCGCTTCAATCTTATGAAGCATCTTATGATCTTGTTCGTAAAATGCGCGCAAGTTTTCTTTGTATGGGTCCGATGCTTGCGAAATACGGTGAAGCCGTTGTTTCTCAACCAGGTGGTTGTGCGATCGGAAGTCGTCCGATTGATCTTCACTTAGCAGGCTTTCAAGCTTTGGGTGCAGAGATCACGCAAAAAGAAGGTTACGTTCATGCGGCTTCTAAAAAACTTAAAGGCGCAACATTCCTTTTTGAAACTGTGACTGTGGGCGGAACTGAGAACGTGATGATGGCGGCGACTCTTGCTGACGGCATTACGATTCTTGAAAATGCTGCGAAAGAACCAGAGATCGTAGATCTTGCTGAGTACCTTAACAAAATGGGTGCAAAGATCACAGGTCACGGAACAAGCGTGATTCGTATTGAAGGTGTTTCTAAACTGAAACCGGCAGTTCACTCCATCATGCCTGACCGTATTGAAGCAGGGACTTTGTTGATCGCGGGTGCGATCACAAAAGGCCAAGTGACTGTGACGAAGTGTGTGCCAGCTCACTTAGAAGCTTTGATTTTGAAAATGCGTGAAGCAGGTTTTAAAATTGAAACTACCGCAGACACAATGACTGTTTTCCCATGCGATAAGTGGGAAGCGGTTGATATTACAACAGCACCTCACCCGCTTTTCCCAACAGATCTTCAAGCGCAATTTATGGCTTTGATGACTGTGGCTCACGGAACAAGTGTGATCTCTGAAACTGTGTTTGAAAATCGTTTCATGCACGTGACCGAACTCACTCGTTTAGGAGCTGACATCACTCCGAAAACTCGTGTGGCTGTTGTGCGTGGAAAGCCAGGCCAATTAACTGGTGCTCCTGTGATGGCGACAGATCTTCGCGCGAGTGCTTCGCTTGTTCTTGCAGGATTGGTTGCTTCAGGTGAAACAGTTGTGAATCGTATCTATCACTTGGATCGCGGTTACGAAAAGTTGGAAGATAAGTTGTCTTCTCTTGGCGCGAAAATCCGTCGTATCGAATAA
- a CDS encoding tetratricopeptide repeat protein: protein MSRIQVTWVVKTRNGQVKGPYSTEAILRMIGEGVFSGQEMISKLPDGQWTMISKEPAFYDKLLEALEGVVDVDPKKAQKMEAETVIVQAPKPPPKQQQPPQNQAPTPDSFANIKVDKPKQQIDVYDRPAYVPPASIPIANVSANGKTDSVIELSNLKNMEKGEIAKNLKLPAIILVAVILIGAILLWDSGPADGTKIHLLAPGKSSATLNDQQVKEKLNEALFAMEQDTFESYISAQNKLVTIVEGAPMNIEVRALLCVVYKELWPFAVQDAQDIKTVAGATQATRALNIVSPFGQVCEAVKLMTSGRYKEAKGVVEATLESNEPFSLLPVMYDFKAELLEGEKDLTNAVPYYEKAAQLWEKWLHPQVALGKVLLDQGDFTSASSLLKNVVAKNPKHREGKILLGIIEYRGFKKSDTAYSYLSTALESKGRVSQLVEADGYSVLAEIYVLRGEKRKALDAAQKGFSLNPNNSEIRQLVIRLGGSDKIKGEKGQNNELLYLGDQYVRQGDFLAAQAEFKAAFEVDPKNGTAAMKAAKCLWQLNQSFEAIEWLNKAIKAEPKLVSAYVLQADYMSQRFDFVGALQILTNATRIAPNNYEVLRGLAMLEFRKNNMVGAVNYAMRAVKAYDGDIETFILLSKANGLLARSIMPISKKEIERKENAAKDAIRYATKAVEIDATNPEAQITYAKMLAQTNGVDSGINYLNELIKRFSYTLDYRVALAEVYKSEDRYSQSKEIYEKVVEADPKNKKAWLGLGESEKALGLNDKALKAFLSAAVLDPTDGEALFQAGKLYLETSRFEEAIQQFKRVQRLNPNYPRTYYYIGKAAFSSGDFNMALEASKAEKKINPNVADSYILAAEVYTARRQYAECAAEYSQAMKLRPQGADIYVKSATCYRQSGSIDVAEDMLALASARESGYAEIYREQGAIYEVKGDNRSAAQAYNKYLGLSPNAPDRVEIENKILRLGSN from the coding sequence ATGTCACGTATTCAGGTCACTTGGGTTGTTAAAACACGGAATGGTCAGGTCAAAGGCCCCTATTCTACAGAAGCCATTCTTCGCATGATTGGTGAGGGCGTCTTTTCGGGTCAAGAGATGATCTCGAAACTTCCCGATGGCCAATGGACGATGATTTCCAAAGAACCTGCTTTCTACGACAAACTTCTTGAAGCTCTTGAAGGTGTCGTCGATGTCGATCCGAAAAAAGCGCAGAAGATGGAAGCGGAAACGGTGATCGTTCAAGCTCCGAAGCCGCCTCCAAAGCAGCAACAGCCGCCGCAAAATCAAGCGCCGACGCCAGATAGTTTTGCAAATATCAAAGTAGATAAACCAAAACAGCAGATCGATGTTTACGATCGTCCTGCGTATGTTCCTCCCGCTTCAATTCCTATCGCCAATGTTTCTGCGAATGGAAAAACGGATTCTGTGATTGAGCTTTCCAATTTAAAAAATATGGAAAAAGGCGAGATCGCAAAAAATTTAAAACTGCCGGCCATCATTCTTGTCGCGGTGATTTTAATTGGTGCGATTCTTTTGTGGGACAGTGGCCCTGCCGACGGAACGAAAATTCATTTGCTGGCTCCCGGAAAATCGTCAGCAACTTTGAATGATCAGCAAGTGAAAGAAAAATTAAACGAAGCCTTGTTCGCCATGGAACAAGACACGTTTGAATCTTATATCTCTGCGCAAAATAAACTTGTCACCATCGTTGAAGGTGCGCCGATGAATATCGAAGTGCGCGCTCTTCTTTGTGTAGTTTATAAAGAGCTTTGGCCTTTCGCAGTTCAGGACGCGCAAGATATCAAAACTGTCGCGGGTGCAACTCAAGCCACAAGAGCGCTCAATATCGTTAGTCCGTTTGGTCAAGTGTGTGAAGCTGTAAAGCTCATGACTTCAGGGCGCTACAAAGAAGCCAAGGGTGTTGTTGAAGCGACTTTGGAAAGCAATGAACCGTTTTCTCTTTTGCCTGTGATGTATGATTTTAAAGCGGAACTTCTTGAGGGCGAAAAAGATCTGACGAACGCTGTTCCCTACTATGAAAAAGCCGCGCAGCTTTGGGAGAAATGGCTTCATCCACAAGTGGCATTGGGAAAAGTTTTGTTAGATCAAGGTGACTTCACGTCAGCCTCAAGCTTGCTTAAAAATGTTGTCGCGAAAAATCCAAAACATCGCGAAGGAAAAATTCTTTTAGGGATCATCGAATATCGCGGATTTAAAAAATCAGACACGGCCTACAGTTATCTTAGTACAGCTTTAGAATCAAAGGGTCGCGTATCTCAATTGGTGGAAGCCGATGGTTATTCCGTCTTAGCTGAAATCTATGTTCTTCGTGGAGAAAAACGAAAAGCCTTGGATGCCGCTCAAAAAGGATTTTCGTTAAATCCTAACAACAGTGAAATCCGTCAGCTTGTGATTCGCCTGGGTGGTTCGGATAAAATCAAAGGCGAAAAAGGTCAGAACAACGAGCTGCTTTATCTTGGTGATCAGTATGTGCGCCAAGGGGATTTCCTTGCGGCTCAAGCAGAATTTAAAGCTGCTTTTGAAGTCGATCCTAAAAACGGAACGGCAGCGATGAAGGCCGCGAAATGTTTGTGGCAGCTCAATCAAAGTTTTGAGGCGATTGAGTGGCTAAATAAAGCCATCAAAGCAGAACCAAAATTGGTTTCTGCCTACGTTCTTCAAGCTGACTATATGTCTCAACGTTTTGATTTTGTCGGAGCTTTGCAGATTCTCACAAATGCCACTCGAATTGCGCCAAATAACTATGAAGTTTTGCGTGGTCTTGCGATGTTGGAGTTCCGCAAAAACAACATGGTCGGTGCCGTAAACTATGCGATGAGAGCTGTTAAAGCTTACGACGGCGATATCGAAACGTTTATCTTGTTATCGAAGGCAAACGGTCTTCTCGCTCGTTCGATCATGCCGATCAGTAAAAAAGAAATTGAGCGAAAAGAAAACGCTGCGAAAGATGCCATTCGCTATGCGACGAAAGCCGTTGAAATCGATGCGACAAATCCTGAGGCGCAAATCACTTATGCCAAGATGCTTGCGCAAACAAACGGTGTAGATTCAGGGATTAATTATCTCAATGAATTGATCAAACGCTTCTCATACACGTTGGATTATCGCGTGGCTTTGGCTGAAGTTTATAAGTCGGAAGATCGCTACAGCCAATCGAAAGAAATCTACGAAAAAGTTGTTGAAGCTGATCCAAAAAATAAAAAAGCATGGCTGGGTTTAGGAGAAAGTGAAAAAGCTCTGGGCCTGAATGACAAAGCTCTCAAAGCTTTCTTAAGTGCGGCTGTTTTAGATCCCACTGATGGGGAGGCTTTGTTCCAAGCCGGAAAACTTTATTTGGAAACGAGCCGTTTTGAAGAAGCGATTCAGCAGTTTAAACGTGTGCAGCGTTTGAACCCTAACTACCCTCGTACTTATTACTATATCGGTAAAGCGGCGTTCTCTTCCGGTGATTTCAATATGGCCTTGGAGGCCTCGAAAGCTGAAAAGAAAATCAATCCGAACGTGGCTGATTCGTATATTTTAGCTGCGGAAGTTTATACCGCTCGAAGGCAGTATGCGGAGTGTGCGGCAGAGTACTCTCAAGCGATGAAACTTCGTCCCCAAGGGGCTGATATCTACGTGAAGTCCGCAACGTGTTACCGTCAATCAGGTTCGATTGATGTGGCAGAAGACATGCTGGCATTGGCTTCCGCTCGCGAAAGTGGTTATGCGGAAATTTATAGAGAGCAAGGGGCGATCTATGAAGTGAAGGGCGATAATCGCTCTGCGGCGCAGGCTTATAATAAATATTTAGGCCTCTCGCCAAATGCCCCGGATCGTGTTGAAATAGAGAACAAAATTTTAAGACTCGGCAGCAACTAA
- the serS gene encoding serine--tRNA ligase, which yields MIDIKLLEKKAENGPSYFDEYKQGLINRGASTDILEKIMELNKKRKEMITQAESAKANQNKLSGEIGKLKREGKDASAILAEVEALKSQVKELEAKAAEADQEVTNLALVIPNKPNASVPVGSSEKDNKELKVVGTPTKFSFKPKEHWELGESLKIIDFERAGKTTGTRFAFLKGAAAQMERALIQFMMDMHSTRHGYTEMIPPFMVNSNSLLGTGNFPKFKEDVFHLEGWDLYLIPTAEVPVTNYYNGEILDEKDLPQSFCAYSPCFRSEAGSAGRDTKGLIRQHQFDKVELMTFCHPDKSYEVHEALTSHAEQVLMDLELPFRRMLLCTGDMGFGSAKTHDLEVWLPGQNTYREISSCSNFEDFQARRANIRFRTAGGKPQFVHTLNGSALAVGRTLVAILENYQREDGSVAIPKALQSYMGGKTEIR from the coding sequence ATGATCGATATTAAACTTCTTGAGAAAAAAGCTGAAAACGGACCTTCTTATTTTGATGAATACAAGCAGGGTTTGATCAATCGTGGTGCATCGACAGACATCCTTGAGAAAATCATGGAGCTGAATAAAAAACGCAAAGAGATGATCACTCAAGCTGAGAGCGCAAAAGCAAATCAAAATAAATTGAGCGGTGAAATCGGCAAATTAAAACGTGAAGGCAAAGATGCTTCTGCAATTCTAGCAGAAGTAGAAGCTTTGAAATCTCAAGTGAAAGAACTTGAGGCGAAAGCAGCTGAAGCCGATCAAGAAGTTACAAATCTTGCGTTGGTGATTCCAAATAAACCAAACGCGTCTGTACCTGTGGGCTCTTCTGAAAAAGACAATAAAGAATTAAAAGTCGTTGGAACTCCGACGAAGTTTTCTTTTAAGCCGAAAGAGCACTGGGAATTGGGTGAGTCTTTAAAGATCATCGATTTTGAAAGAGCCGGCAAAACAACAGGAACTCGCTTTGCTTTCCTCAAAGGGGCCGCGGCACAAATGGAGCGTGCATTGATCCAATTTATGATGGACATGCACTCTACAAGACACGGTTATACAGAGATGATTCCTCCATTCATGGTGAACTCTAACAGTTTGCTTGGAACTGGAAACTTCCCGAAATTTAAAGAAGACGTTTTCCACTTGGAAGGCTGGGATCTTTATTTGATTCCAACAGCTGAAGTGCCAGTGACGAATTACTACAATGGCGAAATTTTGGATGAAAAAGATTTGCCACAAAGTTTCTGCGCGTATTCTCCATGCTTCCGCTCTGAGGCAGGAAGTGCGGGAAGAGATACGAAAGGTCTTATTCGTCAGCATCAGTTCGACAAAGTGGAACTAATGACGTTCTGTCATCCAGATAAATCTTATGAAGTTCACGAGGCTTTGACGTCTCATGCAGAGCAAGTGTTGATGGACTTGGAACTTCCATTCCGTCGTATGCTTCTTTGCACGGGCGATATGGGTTTTGGATCTGCGAAAACTCACGACTTGGAAGTATGGCTTCCGGGTCAAAACACTTACCGCGAGATCAGCTCATGTTCGAACTTTGAGGATTTCCAAGCTCGTCGCGCCAACATCCGTTTCCGCACAGCCGGTGGCAAACCTCAATTCGTGCACACTTTGAACGGATCTGCTCTAGCAGTAGGCAGAACCCTCGTCGCGATCCTAGAAAACTACCAACGCGAAGACGGTTCCGTAGCCATCCCCAAAGCTCTTCAAAGCTACATGGGCGGCAAAACCGAAATCCGATAA
- a CDS encoding helix-turn-helix domain-containing protein, with the protein MEQITSHVNSLLDFWIGQKPNRSVSSLSRASGVGESTIRRLKNGNVLPSKDNLIKIIVTLSGEDSLLLAYSKLKQDKSPLVELIENEYPYLINSNENLKGYKKINAPQNYLSHMICILSQVKNGINESELLLIFGARARGVL; encoded by the coding sequence GTGGAACAAATCACGAGTCACGTAAACAGCCTACTGGATTTTTGGATTGGGCAAAAGCCGAACCGATCAGTTTCGTCTCTTTCAAGAGCAAGCGGTGTAGGCGAATCTACAATACGTCGTTTGAAAAACGGGAACGTACTGCCTTCTAAGGATAATCTGATTAAGATTATCGTCACTTTGTCGGGTGAAGATTCCTTGTTGTTGGCCTACTCTAAGCTTAAACAGGACAAATCCCCGTTAGTTGAGCTAATTGAAAATGAATACCCCTACTTGATCAACTCGAATGAAAATTTGAAGGGCTATAAAAAAATAAATGCTCCTCAAAATTACCTGAGTCACATGATTTGTATTCTGTCCCAGGTGAAAAACGGCATTAATGAGTCTGAGCTATTATTGATTTTCGGAGCGAGAGCTAGAGGTGTTTTATAA
- a CDS encoding DedA family protein: MEFVDIILHLDQHIPEWIAFFGPWLYVILFLIIFAETGLVVTPFLPGDSLLFALGAFTTVEHGLNLWIILASLTIAGILGDTVNYHIGKYVGPKVFESNSRFFKKEHLAQTQAFYAKWGPFTIVAARFAPIVRTFAPFVAGIGSMHYRKFLSYNVIGAVAWVFTFVLAGHFFGNLPVVKKNFHIVIFGVIGVSLIPMVWPWISSKIQKMKAR, translated from the coding sequence ATGGAATTCGTCGATATTATTTTGCATCTTGATCAGCACATTCCTGAATGGATCGCGTTCTTCGGTCCTTGGTTGTATGTGATTTTATTCCTTATCATTTTTGCTGAGACAGGATTGGTGGTGACGCCATTCTTGCCTGGGGATTCACTGCTATTTGCTTTGGGTGCGTTTACGACGGTTGAGCACGGTTTAAATCTTTGGATTATACTGGCAAGCTTAACGATTGCAGGAATCTTAGGGGATACGGTGAATTACCATATAGGAAAGTATGTGGGACCAAAAGTCTTCGAGAGTAATTCGCGCTTCTTTAAAAAAGAACATTTAGCACAAACTCAAGCCTTCTATGCCAAATGGGGACCATTTACAATTGTGGCGGCTCGCTTTGCGCCAATCGTTCGCACGTTTGCCCCGTTTGTTGCGGGCATTGGATCTATGCACTACCGGAAATTCCTTTCATACAATGTCATTGGCGCGGTCGCGTGGGTTTTTACATTTGTATTGGCAGGACATTTCTTTGGAAATCTTCCAGTTGTTAAAAAGAATTTCCACATCGTGATTTTTGGAGTGATTGGTGTGTCTTTGATTCCAATGGTGTGGCCGTGGATCTCTAGTAAAATTCAAAAGATGAAGGCGCGTTAA
- a CDS encoding adenylate/guanylate cyclase domain-containing protein, with protein sequence MLDKNNKRKSVVLMIVATFWIGYVAASSAQFYLNVKDIVVKEIQKRQRNMQFVQESFVSLLISENYSVLKDRLESARALYLIDFYIIKKNDEVIEWYNNLNNLAGINKKYLTFNQIIEVNGLAYRTLKIQDTTFTVGVFEDKERIMWKTAETMLSLLLRDLFIVTLIVAVISYLFLKDIINLSKILSSRSREDIANIKTTSVEAETILKASMGLEGERVRLEQLSETYGETVGPAIRHELKSGREAPYSFAATLCRIDLNGYTQMFLEKDDKYVTTILNQYFARAREVIERHGGLIYQFVGDEIVFLFKDEIAPDLSSESLAIACIRDLFYEATIIEKNLPAEANHYFKLKGSFAKGTMRFTRLDEGHALSGLPLIESVRLLSLIDDKSHQVLTFFQEASPSAEGLAFIFDRKVNQLKGFKEESMLCRSRDFNSIEWVFESNMWERLAYFRSDEHMLFVLKKVRLMAVTRRDDDIVRMLTALKYHRFEKTTQEIVSEAEMTLTSFLRGEEEGLLSTKALSAVVSLLGRIIPKDLWSTTLQDSVVRLLEHKDPRVQANAIMVLGRYGFPARKIWENMFSSNNRVAADTIVEVAKQQLNSDVWDALHRLLNSAHPTHKKSGEYALETIIKYYQDTDPVYLKTNPILAKMLAKSAKKAA encoded by the coding sequence TTGTTAGACAAAAATAACAAAAGAAAATCGGTTGTCTTGATGATTGTTGCGACGTTTTGGATCGGCTATGTCGCAGCCAGTTCAGCTCAATTCTATCTCAATGTTAAAGATATTGTTGTTAAAGAAATCCAAAAACGGCAACGAAACATGCAGTTCGTTCAAGAAAGTTTTGTTTCGTTACTGATATCCGAAAACTACTCCGTCCTTAAAGACAGACTTGAAAGTGCCAGGGCACTTTATCTTATCGATTTTTATATAATCAAAAAGAATGATGAAGTTATTGAGTGGTACAACAATCTCAATAATCTTGCAGGTATTAATAAAAAATATCTAACATTCAATCAGATCATCGAAGTGAACGGGCTAGCGTATAGAACCCTAAAAATACAGGATACGACTTTTACCGTAGGTGTTTTTGAGGACAAAGAACGAATCATGTGGAAGACAGCTGAAACAATGTTGAGCTTGCTTCTTCGTGATCTATTTATTGTAACTCTAATAGTTGCGGTAATTTCATATCTCTTTTTAAAAGACATCATCAACCTCAGTAAAATCCTCTCAAGTCGGTCCCGCGAAGACATTGCAAACATCAAAACTACTTCCGTGGAAGCTGAGACTATTCTCAAAGCTTCGATGGGATTAGAGGGCGAGCGCGTCCGTCTCGAACAGCTCAGTGAAACTTATGGTGAAACGGTAGGGCCAGCAATTCGTCATGAACTAAAAAGCGGCAGGGAGGCTCCGTATAGCTTTGCAGCAACTTTGTGTCGTATCGACCTTAACGGATACACACAGATGTTTTTAGAAAAGGACGATAAATACGTAACAACGATTCTGAATCAATACTTCGCCCGAGCGCGCGAGGTGATTGAGCGCCATGGTGGCTTGATTTATCAATTTGTCGGAGATGAAATCGTTTTCCTCTTTAAAGATGAGATCGCTCCAGACCTTTCCTCTGAATCACTTGCAATCGCGTGTATCCGTGATCTTTTTTATGAGGCAACAATCATTGAAAAAAATCTCCCCGCAGAAGCGAATCACTATTTTAAGTTAAAAGGTTCTTTCGCCAAAGGGACGATGCGATTCACTCGTCTGGATGAAGGGCACGCACTCAGTGGTCTTCCCTTGATTGAGTCAGTCCGCCTGCTTTCTTTGATCGACGATAAATCCCATCAGGTACTTACTTTCTTTCAAGAGGCTTCTCCAAGTGCGGAGGGTTTAGCGTTTATCTTTGATCGCAAAGTAAATCAGCTTAAAGGTTTCAAAGAAGAGTCCATGCTTTGCAGGTCTCGCGATTTCAACTCGATTGAATGGGTTTTTGAATCCAATATGTGGGAGCGCCTCGCTTACTTCCGCAGCGATGAACATATGCTGTTTGTTCTCAAAAAAGTTCGTCTTATGGCGGTCACTCGCCGTGATGATGATATTGTAAGAATGCTCACGGCTTTGAAGTATCATCGATTTGAAAAAACAACTCAAGAAATCGTGTCCGAGGCAGAGATGACTCTAACTTCTTTCTTGCGCGGAGAAGAAGAAGGTCTTCTAAGTACCAAAGCCCTTTCGGCCGTAGTAAGTCTTTTGGGAAGAATTATTCCGAAAGATCTATGGAGTACAACACTTCAAGATTCGGTCGTGCGTCTTCTAGAACATAAAGACCCACGCGTACAAGCAAATGCAATTATGGTGTTAGGTAGATATGGATTCCCAGCGAGAAAGATTTGGGAAAACATGTTCTCATCCAACAATCGTGTTGCCGCCGATACAATCGTCGAAGTTGCAAAACAGCAGCTTAATTCAGATGTGTGGGATGCTCTCCACAGACTTCTCAACAGTGCTCATCCGACTCATAAAAAATCAGGTGAATACGCTTTAGAAACTATTATTAAGTATTATCAGGATACGGACCCGGTTTATCTGAAAACGAATCCAATTTTAGCAAAGATGTTAGCAAAGTCTGCGAAGAAGGCTGCTTAA
- a CDS encoding DUF333 domain-containing protein → MKLSLIMVSTVLAYSFDVSAASLKLEMYSSEKKKYETVSVIDLQEFKISKNCIKSGKPSCQAWDATSKKSKTDLTGPALGNPAARYCLEMGANNRILMDEKKREFDYCIFADGSMIDAWSLYNKHHK, encoded by the coding sequence ATGAAGCTATCATTAATCATGGTAAGTACTGTTCTGGCATATTCTTTCGATGTATCAGCAGCGTCTCTGAAACTAGAAATGTATTCTAGCGAGAAAAAAAAGTACGAGACGGTTTCTGTCATAGATCTGCAAGAGTTTAAGATCTCAAAAAACTGCATAAAGTCCGGGAAGCCGTCGTGTCAGGCTTGGGATGCGACATCTAAAAAAAGTAAGACCGATTTAACAGGTCCCGCTCTTGGGAATCCCGCCGCTAGATATTGTTTGGAAATGGGCGCTAATAATCGAATTCTTATGGATGAAAAGAAGCGTGAGTTTGATTATTGCATTTTTGCGGATGGTTCAATGATTGATGCTTGGTCTTTGTATAACAAGCACCACAAATAA
- a CDS encoding nucleoside deaminase, with protein sequence MKKEFMIRAIELSRKNMQAGAGGPFGAVIVKDGKVIGEGWNKVTSSNDPTAHAEVVAIRNACENAKNFSLEGAEIYTSCEPCPMCLSAIYWARISKIYFGNTRKDAADIDFDDDFLYQEIPKEIKDRKVPMIQCAHEEALDVFKEWQNKTDKVPY encoded by the coding sequence ATGAAAAAGGAATTCATGATCAGAGCCATTGAGCTCTCCAGAAAGAATATGCAGGCGGGCGCTGGAGGTCCATTTGGCGCTGTTATCGTCAAAGATGGTAAAGTGATTGGAGAAGGTTGGAATAAAGTCACCTCCTCCAATGATCCAACGGCTCATGCAGAGGTTGTTGCCATCCGTAATGCTTGTGAAAACGCAAAGAACTTCAGCCTTGAAGGTGCGGAAATTTACACGAGCTGTGAGCCTTGCCCTATGTGCCTTTCAGCGATCTACTGGGCACGCATTAGTAAGATTTATTTCGGCAATACTCGCAAAGATGCCGCCGACATCGATTTCGATGATGATTTCCTTTATCAAGAGATTCCAAAAGAAATTAAAGACCGCAAGGTTCCTATGATTCAATGCGCACACGAAGAAGCATTGGACGTTTTCAAAGAATGGCAAAACAAGACCGATAAAGTGCCGTACTAA
- the queF gene encoding preQ(1) synthase: MKKKTGRDAKELENFVLGENQTKYPETYAPEVLEAFDNKNPGKIAWTTFVCTEFTSLCPKTRQPDFAKIFINYIADKKMVESKSLKLYLFSFRNHGDFHEDCVQTICDDLVKLMKPKYIEVVGEFTPRGGIAIYPYASYAVKDKFFQNLYEKRMSEYAPGKYSMELSKLY; this comes from the coding sequence ATGAAAAAGAAAACTGGCAGAGACGCAAAAGAATTAGAAAACTTTGTTTTGGGCGAAAACCAAACGAAATATCCTGAGACCTACGCACCCGAAGTGCTTGAGGCTTTCGACAATAAGAATCCTGGCAAAATTGCTTGGACGACTTTTGTTTGTACGGAGTTCACTTCATTGTGTCCTAAAACTCGTCAGCCGGATTTTGCGAAAATCTTTATCAACTACATCGCTGATAAAAAAATGGTGGAATCAAAGTCTTTAAAGCTTTATCTCTTTAGCTTCCGCAATCACGGCGATTTCCATGAAGACTGCGTGCAAACGATCTGTGACGATCTTGTGAAGTTGATGAAACCGAAATACATCGAAGTCGTTGGAGAATTCACTCCACGCGGTGGTATTGCTATTTATCCTTATGCAAGTTATGCGGTGAAGGATAAATTCTTTCAGAATCTCTATGAAAAGCGCATGAGCGAATATGCTCCAGGCAAATACTCCATGGAGCTTTCAAAACTTTATTAG